In Streptomyces sp. NBC_01717, one DNA window encodes the following:
- a CDS encoding ABC transporter ATP-binding protein, with protein MIRFEQVSVQYEGAARPTLSGVDLTVPEGELVLLVGPSGVGKSTLLGAVSGLVPHFTGGTLRGRVMVDGRDTRTHKPRELADLVGTVGQDPLSHFVTDTVEDELAYGMESLGLAPDVMRRRVEETLDLLGLAGLRDRPIATLSGGQQQRVAIGSVLTPHPKVLVLDEPTSALDPAAAEEVLAVLQRLVHDLGTTVLMAEHRLERVVQYADQVVLLPSPGAAPVMGAPADIMAVSPVHPPVVALGRLAGWVPLPLSVRDARRRATDLRERLASAEPPSPAPSAPAAPAPLPAAAPVRRGLFGRLRTPAPRSAPEGVVEATTRVEGLGVRRGRVEALRRVTLSVTPGETVALMGRNGAGKSTLLAALVGLVGPTTGTVLVGGRAPHRTHPRDMVRRVGLVPQEPRDLLYADTVAAECAAADADAGAAAGSCRALVSELLPDVPDDTHPRDLSEGQRLALALAIVLTARPPLLLLDEPTRGLDYAAKARLIRVLRDLAAEGHAIVLATHDVELAAELAHRVVILADGEVVADGPTRQVVVSSPAFAPQTAKILAPQEWLTVTQVRGALEAGA; from the coding sequence GTGATCAGGTTCGAGCAGGTCTCGGTGCAGTACGAGGGGGCGGCGCGCCCGACCCTGTCCGGGGTCGATCTGACCGTCCCCGAGGGCGAGTTGGTGCTGCTCGTCGGCCCGTCGGGGGTCGGCAAGTCGACGCTGCTGGGCGCCGTCTCCGGTCTCGTACCGCACTTCACGGGCGGCACGCTGCGCGGCAGGGTGATGGTCGACGGCCGTGACACCCGTACCCACAAACCGCGCGAACTCGCCGATCTGGTCGGCACCGTGGGACAGGACCCGCTCTCCCACTTCGTCACCGACACCGTCGAGGACGAGCTGGCGTACGGCATGGAGTCGCTGGGACTCGCCCCCGACGTGATGCGGCGGCGGGTCGAGGAGACCCTCGACCTGCTGGGCCTCGCCGGACTGCGCGACCGGCCGATCGCCACACTCTCCGGCGGCCAGCAGCAGCGGGTCGCGATCGGCTCGGTGCTGACCCCGCACCCCAAGGTCCTGGTCCTCGACGAACCGACGTCCGCACTGGACCCGGCGGCGGCCGAGGAGGTCCTCGCGGTGCTCCAGCGGCTGGTGCACGATCTGGGCACGACGGTCCTGATGGCGGAGCACCGCCTGGAACGCGTCGTCCAGTACGCGGACCAGGTCGTCCTGCTGCCGTCGCCGGGTGCCGCACCTGTGATGGGCGCCCCCGCCGACATCATGGCCGTCTCCCCGGTCCACCCGCCGGTGGTGGCCCTGGGCCGGCTGGCGGGCTGGGTGCCGCTACCGCTTTCGGTACGCGACGCACGGCGCCGTGCGACGGATCTGCGGGAGCGGCTGGCCTCGGCCGAACCGCCGTCGCCCGCTCCGTCGGCGCCCGCCGCCCCGGCGCCGCTGCCCGCGGCCGCTCCCGTACGCCGCGGTCTGTTCGGGCGCCTGCGCACGCCCGCTCCCCGGTCCGCTCCCGAAGGTGTGGTGGAAGCGACCACCCGGGTCGAGGGCCTGGGGGTGCGGCGTGGGCGTGTCGAGGCGCTGCGTCGGGTGACGCTCTCCGTCACACCGGGCGAGACCGTCGCCCTGATGGGCCGCAACGGCGCGGGCAAGTCCACGCTGCTCGCCGCCCTCGTCGGCCTGGTCGGGCCCACGACCGGCACCGTCCTCGTCGGCGGCCGGGCCCCGCACCGCACACATCCACGCGACATGGTGCGCCGGGTCGGGCTCGTACCGCAGGAACCGCGCGATCTGCTGTACGCGGACACGGTCGCCGCCGAGTGCGCGGCGGCCGACGCCGACGCGGGCGCGGCGGCGGGCAGCTGCCGGGCCCTGGTCTCCGAGCTGCTTCCCGACGTACCGGACGACACCCACCCCCGCGATCTCTCCGAGGGGCAGCGCCTCGCCCTGGCGCTGGCCATCGTGCTGACCGCACGGCCCCCGCTCCTGCTGTTGGACGAGCCGACCCGCGGTCTGGACTACGCGGCGAAGGCCCGGCTGATACGTGTGCTGCGCGATTTGGCGGCCGAGGGCCATGCGATCGTCCTGGCCACGCACGACGTGGAGCTCGCTGCCGAGCTGGCCCACCGGGTGGTGATCCTCGCGGACGGGGAGGTCGTCGCGGACGGGCCGACCCGGCAGGTGGTGGTCTCGTCACCGGCGTTCGCGCCGCAGACCGCGAAGATCCTCGCCCCGCAGGAGTGGCTGACCGTGACGCAGGTGCGCGGGGCGCTGGAGGCAGGCGCATGA
- a CDS encoding energy-coupling factor transporter transmembrane component T → MTVSAGTARPGRALRAPEATRSNALPAGAWWLWALGLATAASRTSNPLLLGLLVGVAGYVVAARRTDAPWARSYGAFIRIGLFVVGVRLLFSVFLGSPIPGTHPVFTLPEVPLPDWAQGVRIGGRVTAEQLLFALYDGAKLATLLICIGAANSLANPARLLKSLPGALYEAGVAVVVAMTFAPNMVADVVRLRTARRLRGRPAGGIKAVLQIGLPVLEGALERSVAVAASMDARGYGRTAQVPRAVRHTTNVLTLGGLLGVCAGTYGLLASQGAVYGLPLLFAGLVAAMAGLRLGGARSVRTRYRPDRWGARAWLVAGSGAVVAAAMIWAGSADTEALHPGVVPLTAPVFPLWPAAAVLIGLLPAVVAPAPPVVAVANSEESQ, encoded by the coding sequence ATGACCGTCTCCGCCGGCACGGCCCGGCCGGGCCGTGCCCTGCGTGCCCCCGAGGCGACCCGCAGCAACGCCCTGCCCGCGGGGGCCTGGTGGCTGTGGGCGCTCGGGCTGGCCACCGCCGCCTCCCGGACCAGCAATCCACTGCTGCTCGGGCTGCTGGTGGGGGTGGCCGGTTACGTCGTGGCGGCGCGCCGGACGGATGCGCCGTGGGCCCGTTCGTACGGGGCGTTCATCAGGATCGGGCTGTTCGTCGTAGGCGTGCGGCTGCTGTTCTCCGTCTTTCTCGGCTCGCCGATCCCCGGTACGCACCCGGTGTTCACCCTGCCCGAAGTGCCGCTGCCCGACTGGGCGCAGGGCGTCAGGATCGGCGGCCGGGTCACCGCCGAACAGTTGCTCTTCGCGCTGTACGACGGGGCGAAGCTGGCCACCCTGCTGATCTGCATCGGGGCGGCGAACTCGCTCGCCAACCCGGCCCGGCTGCTGAAGTCGCTGCCGGGCGCCCTGTACGAGGCGGGCGTCGCGGTCGTCGTCGCGATGACGTTCGCACCGAACATGGTTGCCGATGTGGTGCGGCTGCGCACCGCACGGCGGCTGCGGGGCCGCCCCGCCGGTGGCATCAAGGCCGTCCTGCAGATCGGGCTGCCGGTGCTGGAGGGTGCGCTGGAGCGGTCGGTGGCGGTGGCGGCGTCGATGGACGCGCGCGGATACGGGCGCACGGCCCAGGTGCCGCGTGCCGTGCGGCACACCACGAACGTCCTCACGCTCGGCGGGCTGCTGGGGGTCTGCGCCGGCACGTACGGTCTGCTGGCCTCGCAGGGTGCGGTGTACGGGCTGCCGCTGCTGTTCGCCGGGCTCGTCGCCGCGATGGCCGGGCTCCGGCTCGGCGGTGCCCGCTCGGTCCGCACCCGCTACCGGCCCGACCGGTGGGGGGCGAGGGCCTGGCTGGTGGCCGGGTCGGGTGCGGTGGTCGCGGCGGCGATGATCTGGGCGGGCAGTGCCGACACGGAGGCGCTGCATCCCGGAGTGGTACCGCTGACGGCGCCGGTGTTCCCGCTGTGGCCCGCGGCGGCGGTGCTGATCGGGCTGTTGCCCGCGGTGGTGGCGCCCGCGCCACCCGTTGTGGCCGTCGCGAACTCCGAGGAGAGCCAGTGA
- a CDS encoding SCO2322 family protein, with protein sequence MLLVLGAVLTVLGAGTAHAAGYRYWSFWEGKGTGWAYATQGPSLVRPDDGAVQGFRFSVSEDSQDSAKPRRAPDFAAICADTPAKDGSKRVALVIDPGTAADAPDGETPPAPRTACAQVAEDASAAEALASVAKPLRYSSEALLCAISGYPASGCGEQVSGTGHADTTSQEPASPSASAHPGSGSGGPSAGVLAGVAAVLLLGVAAVVQARRRRG encoded by the coding sequence CTGCTGCTCGTTCTCGGCGCCGTCCTGACCGTGCTCGGCGCGGGCACCGCCCACGCGGCCGGCTACCGCTACTGGTCGTTCTGGGAGGGCAAGGGGACGGGCTGGGCGTATGCCACCCAGGGCCCGTCGCTGGTCCGGCCCGACGACGGTGCGGTGCAGGGCTTCCGGTTCTCGGTCAGCGAGGACTCCCAGGACTCGGCGAAGCCACGCCGCGCCCCCGACTTCGCGGCGATCTGCGCGGACACCCCCGCCAAGGACGGCAGCAAGCGGGTCGCGCTCGTCATCGACCCCGGCACGGCGGCGGACGCCCCTGACGGGGAGACGCCGCCCGCGCCGCGTACCGCGTGCGCGCAGGTCGCCGAGGACGCGAGCGCCGCGGAGGCCCTCGCCTCCGTGGCCAAGCCGCTGCGCTACAGCAGCGAGGCACTGCTCTGCGCGATCTCCGGCTATCCGGCCTCGGGCTGCGGTGAGCAGGTCTCCGGCACCGGGCACGCCGACACCACGTCGCAGGAGCCCGCGAGCCCGTCCGCCTCGGCCCACCCGGGGAGCGGCAGCGGCGGTCCGTCCGCCGGGGTGCTCGCCGGTGTCGCCGCCGTCCTTCTGCTCGGCGTCGCCGCGGTCGTGCAGGCCCGCCGCCGCCGCGGATGA
- a CDS encoding prenyltransferase/squalene oxidase repeat-containing protein, with protein sequence MTVRRTAATLAATATVLCAAAAPAAVAAPSPSPTPSVALPSGLYGTKDPTYDGVWRQSLAFIAQRLEGVTPAAASVDWLVAQQCDSGAYASYRADVSKPCDAKTMTDTNATAAAVQALAEVGGHGDAVDNGVAWLKSVQNEDGGWGYNPGSPSDANSTSIVIGALAKRGQRLGDVTTEGGKTPYDALLELAIPCGGKDGGAFAYQPDKGGKLAANADATAAGVLGSMGKGLAAWNNSASEDKAPTCHKGAVVKPEQAAQNGAHYLAGALAKTGHLNQPPMPGATDTTEQPDFGNTADAVVALAAAGHQDKAAGALGWLKKHAAPWAAENGPAAYAQLVVAAHTTGADARDFGGVDLVERLSATGPKPAAVHTPSPATSDYAAQDGTSDDAGLGVWWLVGIGLAAGAGVGFLISSRRKTPQL encoded by the coding sequence ATGACCGTTCGCCGCACCGCAGCAACGCTCGCCGCCACCGCCACCGTGCTCTGTGCGGCCGCTGCCCCGGCCGCGGTGGCGGCGCCGTCTCCGTCGCCCACCCCGTCCGTCGCGCTGCCGTCCGGGCTGTACGGCACCAAGGACCCGACGTACGACGGGGTCTGGAGGCAGTCGCTGGCCTTCATCGCCCAGCGGCTCGAAGGGGTCACCCCCGCGGCCGCGTCCGTCGACTGGCTGGTCGCCCAGCAGTGTGACAGCGGCGCCTACGCCTCGTACCGCGCGGATGTCAGCAAACCGTGCGACGCGAAGACCATGACGGACACCAACGCCACAGCCGCCGCGGTCCAGGCGCTCGCCGAGGTCGGCGGGCACGGCGATGCCGTCGACAACGGGGTCGCCTGGCTGAAGTCCGTTCAGAACGAGGACGGCGGCTGGGGTTACAACCCGGGCTCGCCCAGCGACGCCAACTCCACCTCGATCGTGATCGGCGCCCTGGCCAAGCGGGGCCAGCGGCTCGGCGATGTGACGACCGAGGGCGGCAAAACGCCGTACGACGCGCTGCTCGAGCTGGCGATCCCGTGCGGCGGCAAGGACGGCGGCGCGTTCGCGTACCAGCCCGACAAGGGCGGCAAGCTCGCCGCCAACGCGGACGCCACCGCGGCCGGTGTGCTCGGTTCCATGGGCAAGGGGCTGGCCGCCTGGAACAATTCCGCGTCCGAGGACAAGGCGCCCACCTGCCACAAGGGCGCCGTCGTCAAGCCCGAGCAGGCCGCCCAGAACGGTGCGCACTATCTCGCGGGTGCCCTCGCGAAGACCGGCCACCTGAACCAGCCGCCGATGCCGGGCGCCACCGACACCACCGAGCAGCCCGACTTCGGCAACACCGCGGACGCGGTCGTCGCCCTGGCCGCCGCGGGCCACCAGGACAAGGCGGCCGGCGCGCTCGGCTGGCTGAAGAAGCACGCCGCGCCCTGGGCGGCCGAGAACGGCCCGGCCGCCTACGCCCAGTTGGTCGTGGCCGCGCACACGACCGGCGCCGATGCCCGCGACTTCGGCGGTGTCGACCTGGTCGAGCGGCTGAGCGCGACCGGGCCGAAGCCGGCCGCCGTCCACACACCCTCGCCGGCCACCAGCGACTACGCGGCGCAGGACGGCACGAGCGACGACGCCGGTCTCGGCGTGTGGTGGCTCGTCGGTATCGGTCTCGCCGCCGGTGCCGGTGTCGGCTTCCTCATCAGCAGCCGCCGGAAGACCCCGCAGCTGTGA
- a CDS encoding MBL fold metallo-hydrolase, translated as MTQVTEHGGGVWSIKVPIPDNPLGHTLVHVLDTGRGPVLIDTGWDDPEAWDTLVAGLTAIGVGITDIHGVVITHHHPDHHGLSGQVRESSGAWIAMHAADTAIVRRTRESEPGTWLAYLAAKLTAVGAPEDHLAPLRAARATGRMRTLPGLRAALPDREIVPGELLDLAGRRLRAVWTPGHTPGHVCLHLEEDHPANLPGRGRLFSGDHLLPGISPHIGLYEDPDDATATDPLGDYLDSLERIGRLGVAEVLPAHQHAFPDAARRVQELLDHHEERLTGLLALLATPLTPWQLAERMEWNRPWEQIPHGSRNIAVSEAEAHVRRLVKLGRAEAMTGSDPVTYIAV; from the coding sequence ATGACACAGGTGACCGAGCACGGCGGCGGCGTGTGGTCCATCAAGGTCCCCATCCCGGACAACCCGCTCGGCCACACCCTGGTTCACGTCCTTGACACCGGCCGCGGCCCGGTCCTGATCGACACCGGCTGGGACGACCCGGAGGCCTGGGACACCCTGGTCGCGGGCCTCACCGCCATCGGAGTCGGCATCACCGACATCCATGGCGTGGTCATCACCCACCACCACCCCGACCACCACGGCCTGTCCGGCCAGGTCCGCGAATCATCCGGGGCCTGGATCGCGATGCACGCCGCGGACACCGCGATCGTGCGCCGCACCCGCGAGTCCGAACCGGGCACCTGGCTGGCCTACCTGGCGGCGAAACTCACCGCGGTCGGCGCCCCCGAGGACCACCTCGCCCCACTGCGCGCCGCCCGCGCCACCGGCCGGATGCGCACCCTGCCCGGCCTTCGCGCCGCCCTCCCGGACCGCGAGATCGTCCCCGGCGAGCTGCTCGACCTGGCGGGCCGCCGGCTCCGCGCGGTCTGGACGCCGGGCCACACCCCCGGCCATGTCTGCCTGCATCTGGAGGAGGACCACCCGGCGAACCTGCCCGGCCGCGGCCGGCTCTTCTCCGGCGACCATCTGCTGCCCGGGATCAGTCCGCACATCGGGCTGTACGAGGACCCGGACGACGCGACGGCCACCGACCCACTGGGCGACTACCTCGACTCGCTGGAGCGCATCGGCCGGCTGGGCGTCGCCGAGGTGCTGCCCGCCCACCAGCACGCGTTCCCGGACGCGGCCCGGCGCGTACAGGAACTCCTCGACCACCACGAGGAGCGGCTGACCGGCCTGCTCGCGCTGCTCGCCACCCCGCTCACGCCGTGGCAGCTGGCCGAGCGGATGGAGTGGAACCGGCCGTGGGAACAGATCCCGCACGGCTCACGGAACATTGCGGTCTCGGAGGCCGAGGCCCACGTCCGCCGACTGGTGAAGCTGGGGCGCGCGGAGGCGATGACAGGGAGCGATCCGGTGACGTACATCGCGGTGTGA
- a CDS encoding aldehyde dehydrogenase codes for MTELVEHGKLFIGGELVDPLGQDVIEVISPHTEQVIGRVPHACEGDVDRAVDAARRAFDEGPWPRASLDERIEVITRIKDAFAVRYEEIARVISSENGTPYSSSVMVQALAAMMVWDAAITVARTFPYEERRDGVLGPLLVRREPVGVVAAVVPWNVPQFTAAAKLAPALLSGCTAVLKVSPESPLDAYILAEIAAEAGLPEGVLSILPADREVSEYLVGHPGIDKVSFTGSVAAGRRVMEVASRNLTRVTLELGGKSAAVILPDADLDAAVAGIVPFAWMINGQACVAQTRILVPHSRYDEIAEAFAAAAGALKVGDPLDPATELGPLVARRQQQRSLDYIRIGQEEGAKILTGGGRPASQERGWYVEPTLFGSVDNSMRIAREEIFGPVICLLPYGDEAEAVKIANDSEYGLSGSVWTADTERGIDIARRVRTGTYSVNTFSLDMLGPFGGYKNSGLGREFGPEGYGEYFEHKMIHLPAGYQPAQPGPQEA; via the coding sequence ATGACCGAGCTTGTCGAACACGGAAAACTGTTCATCGGCGGGGAGTTGGTCGATCCGCTCGGCCAGGACGTCATCGAGGTGATATCGCCCCACACCGAGCAGGTCATCGGCCGGGTGCCGCACGCCTGCGAGGGGGACGTGGACCGGGCTGTCGACGCCGCCCGCCGGGCCTTCGACGAAGGGCCCTGGCCGCGGGCGTCCCTCGACGAGCGGATCGAGGTGATCACCCGGATCAAGGACGCGTTCGCCGTGCGGTACGAGGAGATCGCCCGCGTCATCAGCTCCGAGAACGGAACCCCGTACAGCTCCAGTGTGATGGTGCAGGCACTCGCCGCGATGATGGTGTGGGACGCGGCGATCACCGTCGCCCGTACCTTCCCGTACGAGGAACGGCGCGACGGCGTCCTCGGGCCGCTGCTGGTGCGCCGGGAGCCGGTCGGCGTCGTCGCGGCCGTCGTGCCGTGGAACGTCCCGCAGTTCACCGCCGCCGCCAAACTCGCGCCCGCGCTGCTGTCCGGCTGCACGGCCGTCCTCAAGGTCTCGCCCGAATCGCCCCTGGACGCCTACATCCTGGCCGAGATCGCCGCCGAGGCCGGGCTCCCCGAGGGCGTGCTGTCGATCCTCCCGGCGGACCGCGAGGTGAGTGAGTACCTGGTCGGGCATCCGGGCATCGACAAGGTGTCGTTCACCGGCTCCGTCGCGGCCGGCCGCCGGGTCATGGAGGTCGCTTCGCGCAACCTCACCCGGGTCACCCTGGAGCTGGGCGGAAAGTCCGCCGCCGTCATCCTCCCGGACGCCGATCTCGACGCGGCCGTCGCGGGCATCGTCCCGTTCGCCTGGATGATCAACGGCCAGGCGTGTGTCGCCCAGACCCGCATTCTCGTCCCGCACTCCCGCTACGACGAGATCGCCGAGGCGTTCGCCGCCGCGGCGGGCGCGCTGAAGGTCGGCGACCCGCTCGACCCCGCCACCGAGCTCGGCCCGCTGGTCGCGCGGCGTCAGCAGCAGCGCTCCCTCGACTACATCCGGATCGGCCAGGAGGAAGGTGCCAAGATCCTTACGGGCGGCGGCCGTCCGGCCTCCCAGGAGCGTGGCTGGTACGTCGAGCCGACCCTCTTCGGATCCGTCGACAACTCCATGCGCATCGCCCGCGAGGAGATCTTCGGCCCGGTCATCTGCCTGCTGCCGTACGGCGACGAGGCGGAGGCGGTGAAGATCGCCAACGACTCGGAGTACGGGCTCAGCGGCAGTGTCTGGACCGCCGACACCGAACGTGGCATCGACATCGCACGCCGGGTCAGGACCGGCACGTACAGCGTCAACACGTTCAGTCTCGACATGCTCGGCCCGTTCGGCGGCTACAAGAACTCCGGCCTGGGACGGGAGTTCGGCCCCGAGGGGTACGGCGAGTACTTCGAGCACAAGATGATCCATCTGCCCGCCGGGTACCAGCCCGCGCAGCCCGGACCGCAGGAGGCGTGA
- a CDS encoding ferredoxin produces MGDRWQVEVDRSVCIGSGMCVNHAPDGFRLDSARQSHPDAPETDANEQVLAAAEGCPVEAITLTLLDSGEVVFPPED; encoded by the coding sequence ATGGGGGACCGCTGGCAGGTGGAGGTCGACCGGAGCGTCTGCATCGGCTCCGGGATGTGCGTGAACCACGCCCCGGACGGCTTCCGGCTGGACTCCGCCCGGCAGTCGCATCCGGACGCCCCGGAGACCGACGCCAACGAGCAGGTGCTCGCGGCGGCGGAGGGGTGTCCCGTCGAGGCGATCACGCTGACGCTGCTCGACTCGGGCGAGGTGGTGTTCCCGCCGGAGGACTGA
- a CDS encoding extracellular catalytic domain type 1 short-chain-length polyhydroxyalkanoate depolymerase, whose amino-acid sequence MRPSILRRLLRRVASTAVLGLVAATLSTVGATQPAAAAGGLQQVTGFGTNPGNLQMYEYAPADLPAGAPLVIALHGCTQTANDYYTNSGWPKYADLWKFAVVFPQTTSANNSLSCFGWFDPAEDTRGKGEAASIVQMVEHAKQQYGSDGRRVYVTGLSAGGGMTADLLAAYPDVFAGGSVASGLPAQCATSQAAASGCQTGPQKLTPAQWGAKVRAGFPGYTGPWPRVAIWQGTSDYTVYPANATALRDQWTDVWGIGQTPSSTDTLPGNTTRSVYNDASGKPAVETYSISGMGHGLAVSPGSGTDRCGSTAAYFLNSICSSYYTGVFWGLDQGTPGGGENPLPAPSGLTVTGVTGTSAVLSWSAVTGASSYAVYRNGTEVGRPTSTAFTDTGLSAGTAYRYTVAAVDGSGAAGTVSAAVTATTTGGTGGGACYTATNYAQVAAGRAHTTGGYVYANGSEQNMGLYNVFVTHTLRESPAGYFVIADTGCTA is encoded by the coding sequence GTGCGCCCATCGATCCTGCGACGCCTGCTACGGCGCGTCGCGTCCACGGCCGTCCTCGGCCTCGTCGCGGCGACGCTGAGCACCGTGGGCGCCACGCAGCCCGCCGCTGCCGCCGGCGGCCTGCAGCAGGTCACCGGCTTCGGCACGAACCCCGGCAACCTGCAGATGTACGAGTACGCCCCCGCCGATCTGCCCGCGGGCGCACCCCTGGTCATCGCCCTGCACGGCTGTACGCAGACGGCCAACGACTACTACACCAACTCGGGCTGGCCGAAATACGCCGACCTGTGGAAGTTCGCCGTGGTCTTCCCGCAGACCACGTCCGCCAACAACTCGCTCTCCTGCTTCGGCTGGTTCGATCCGGCCGAGGACACCCGGGGCAAGGGCGAGGCCGCCTCCATCGTGCAGATGGTGGAGCACGCGAAGCAGCAGTACGGCTCCGACGGGCGGCGGGTGTACGTCACCGGCCTGTCGGCGGGCGGCGGGATGACCGCAGACCTGCTGGCCGCGTACCCGGACGTGTTCGCGGGCGGTTCCGTGGCGTCCGGTCTGCCCGCGCAGTGCGCCACCAGCCAGGCCGCCGCCTCCGGCTGCCAGACGGGCCCGCAGAAGCTGACCCCCGCCCAGTGGGGCGCCAAGGTCCGCGCCGGCTTCCCCGGCTACACCGGCCCGTGGCCTCGGGTCGCCATCTGGCAGGGCACGTCCGACTACACGGTCTACCCGGCCAACGCCACCGCGCTGCGTGACCAGTGGACCGATGTGTGGGGTATCGGCCAGACCCCGTCGAGCACCGACACCCTTCCCGGCAACACCACCCGCAGCGTCTACAACGACGCCTCCGGGAAGCCCGCGGTGGAGACGTACTCCATCTCCGGCATGGGCCACGGCCTGGCCGTCTCCCCCGGCTCGGGGACCGATCGGTGCGGGTCCACGGCCGCGTACTTCCTGAACTCGATCTGCTCGTCGTACTACACCGGTGTCTTCTGGGGGCTGGACCAGGGCACACCCGGCGGCGGCGAGAACCCGCTCCCGGCCCCGTCCGGTCTGACGGTCACCGGTGTCACGGGCACCAGTGCCGTGCTGTCCTGGAGCGCAGTGACGGGAGCCTCCTCGTACGCCGTCTACCGCAACGGCACCGAGGTCGGCCGGCCCACGTCGACGGCGTTCACCGACACGGGGCTGTCCGCCGGGACTGCGTACCGCTACACGGTGGCGGCCGTCGACGGATCGGGCGCGGCCGGTACCGTCTCGGCCGCGGTGACGGCGACCACGACCGGCGGGACGGGTGGCGGCGCCTGTTACACGGCGACCAACTACGCCCAGGTGGCGGCGGGCAGGGCGCACACCACGGGCGGCTATGTGTACGCCAACGGGTCCGAGCAGAACATGGGGCTGTACAACGTGTTCGTCACGCACACCCTGCGGGAGTCACCGGCGGGCTACTTCGTGATCGCCGACACCGGCTGCACCGCGTAG
- a CDS encoding aldo/keto reductase — MRYRTIGTDPKTRRKVSVLSLGAMLMGTLTDEATSFAVLDRYAEAGGTFIDTSNNYAFWVDGSQGGESEQLLGRWRRSRGVGDEIVIATKLGARPNTPATGFTRDIEGLSPKVIRESAERSREHLGVERLDLLYAHVQDHGVPMRDTVEAFGELVTEGTVGLLGVSNHWAWQVERARALAEAAGLPGYEVLQYHHTYLRQRTDLPSLRSPDGQEGVAAGDLLSYLRAEPALVPVAYSPLLAGAYVRADKPLGPEFDHPGARARQAALRTVAEETGATVNQVVLAWLIGGEVPVVPLVGASSVAQLDESLAAMDLELTTEQRATLDAAR, encoded by the coding sequence ATGCGCTACCGCACGATCGGCACGGACCCGAAGACCCGCCGCAAGGTGAGCGTGCTCAGCCTCGGCGCGATGCTGATGGGCACGCTCACCGACGAAGCGACCTCGTTCGCCGTCCTCGACCGGTACGCCGAGGCCGGCGGCACCTTCATCGACACGTCGAACAACTACGCGTTCTGGGTCGACGGCAGTCAGGGCGGGGAGAGCGAGCAGCTGCTCGGCCGCTGGCGCCGGAGCCGTGGCGTCGGCGACGAGATCGTCATCGCCACCAAACTCGGTGCCCGGCCGAACACTCCCGCCACCGGCTTCACCCGCGACATCGAGGGACTCTCGCCGAAGGTGATCCGGGAGTCCGCGGAGCGGAGCCGGGAACACCTCGGCGTCGAGAGGCTGGACCTGCTCTACGCGCACGTCCAGGACCACGGCGTGCCGATGCGGGACACCGTCGAGGCGTTCGGAGAGCTGGTGACCGAAGGGACCGTGGGACTGCTGGGCGTGAGCAACCACTGGGCGTGGCAGGTGGAGCGGGCCCGGGCCCTTGCCGAGGCCGCCGGACTGCCGGGGTACGAGGTCCTCCAGTACCACCACACCTATCTGCGGCAGCGCACGGACCTGCCGAGCCTGCGCTCACCGGACGGCCAGGAGGGCGTGGCCGCCGGGGATCTCCTCAGCTACCTGCGGGCCGAACCCGCCCTCGTACCGGTCGCCTACTCGCCACTGCTGGCCGGGGCCTACGTCCGGGCGGACAAGCCGCTCGGCCCGGAGTTCGACCACCCGGGCGCCCGGGCGCGGCAGGCGGCACTGCGGACGGTGGCCGAGGAGACCGGGGCGACCGTCAACCAGGTGGTCCTGGCCTGGCTCATCGGCGGCGAGGTCCCTGTCGTCCCGCTGGTCGGCGCCTCGTCGGTGGCGCAGCTGGACGAGAGCCTGGCGGCGATGGACCTGGAGCTGACGACGGAGCAGCGGGCGACACTGGACGCCGCCCGCTGA